One stretch of Ornithinimicrobium ciconiae DNA includes these proteins:
- a CDS encoding DUF917 domain-containing protein has protein sequence MSWTLTADDVRDLARGAAVLGTGGGGDPHVGALLAEQAIIAHGPVDVVPLNKLPDNAMVVMVAMMGAPTVMVEKLPSLDEVRAAVRAVETALPDGPITHIVCAEIGGVNSTLPVAAAAALGLPLVDADAMGRAFPELQMVLPTLSGIAASPVSFADEKGNVGVLQTVDNSWAERIARVACVEMGCTIMIALFPQRGAQARTTMVEDSVTRAVQVGRAITESRGANQDPVASVVDVLGGRELFAGKVVDVQRSTTAGFARGRSRIEGTNETLELSFQNEHLVAQSGATVLATTPDLIMVLEHDSGEPITTEGLHYGQRVRIIAAPSDPRWHTAQALQMVGPAYFGYAVPGHRFDGSPDHPTEEDVT, from the coding sequence ATGTCGTGGACCCTTACCGCTGACGACGTCCGCGACCTCGCGCGGGGTGCCGCCGTGCTCGGCACGGGTGGAGGCGGCGACCCGCATGTGGGTGCCCTGCTCGCCGAGCAGGCGATCATCGCCCACGGCCCGGTTGACGTCGTGCCCCTGAACAAGCTCCCCGATAACGCGATGGTCGTCATGGTGGCGATGATGGGCGCACCAACCGTGATGGTCGAGAAGCTGCCCAGCCTGGACGAGGTCAGAGCGGCCGTGCGTGCCGTCGAGACGGCCCTGCCCGACGGGCCGATCACCCACATCGTCTGTGCTGAGATCGGAGGCGTCAACTCCACCCTCCCGGTGGCCGCAGCGGCGGCCCTCGGGCTGCCACTGGTGGATGCCGACGCCATGGGACGGGCCTTCCCGGAGCTGCAGATGGTGCTGCCCACCCTCTCCGGCATCGCTGCCTCGCCGGTATCGTTCGCCGACGAGAAGGGCAACGTCGGGGTGCTCCAGACCGTCGACAACAGCTGGGCCGAGCGCATCGCCCGGGTCGCCTGCGTCGAGATGGGGTGCACGATCATGATCGCGCTGTTCCCACAGCGCGGCGCGCAGGCGCGCACCACCATGGTGGAGGACTCCGTGACCCGGGCGGTGCAGGTCGGGCGGGCCATCACGGAGTCGCGGGGAGCCAACCAGGACCCGGTCGCCTCGGTGGTCGACGTGCTCGGCGGCCGCGAGCTGTTCGCGGGCAAGGTCGTCGACGTCCAGCGCTCCACGACCGCCGGCTTCGCCCGTGGGCGGTCCCGGATCGAGGGCACGAACGAGACCCTCGAGCTCTCCTTCCAGAACGAGCACCTGGTGGCCCAGAGCGGCGCCACGGTGCTGGCCACGACACCGGACCTGATCATGGTCCTCGAGCACGACTCCGGCGAACCGATCACCACCGAGGGTCTGCACTACGGGCAACGGGTCCGGATCATCGCGGCACCCTCGGACCCGCGGTGGCACACCGCGCAGGCCCTGCAGATGGTCGGGCCGGCCTACTTCGGGTATGCCGTGCCAGGTCACCGGTTCGACGGCTCACCCGATCACCCGACAGAGGAGGATGTGACATGA
- a CDS encoding 2OG-Fe(II) oxygenase: MAHLGAAIGIQHPTRLRVELHSMLVYGKGQFFAAHQDSERHDDMVATLVLALPSKHTGGELVVHGRDGAQEYAASREELSLVVFYPDRHHEVLPVRTGHRITLTFNVLQEGVSDVTLDGPVEQATALLRAHFSTAITSPYSDKSETPTAWPSCSTTNTAAAD; encoded by the coding sequence TTGGCGCACCTGGGTGCCGCGATCGGCATACAGCATCCGACGCGCCTGCGGGTCGAGCTGCACTCGATGCTGGTCTATGGCAAGGGCCAGTTCTTCGCCGCGCACCAGGACTCGGAGAGGCACGACGACATGGTGGCCACGCTGGTGCTTGCGCTCCCCTCCAAGCACACCGGCGGCGAGCTCGTCGTCCACGGTCGGGATGGAGCCCAGGAGTATGCCGCGTCCCGCGAGGAGCTGTCTCTCGTGGTGTTCTATCCAGACCGCCACCACGAGGTGTTGCCGGTGCGCACCGGTCACCGGATCACGCTGACCTTCAACGTCCTGCAAGAGGGCGTCTCGGACGTCACGCTCGACGGTCCGGTGGAGCAGGCAACGGCGCTGCTGCGGGCACACTTCAGCACCGCCATCACCTCGCCATACTCCGACAAGAGCGAGACACCCACCGCTTGGCCTTCCTGCTCGACCACGAATACAGCCGCCGCGGACTGA
- a CDS encoding transketolase, whose amino-acid sequence MEPDLDRMAQIAHGIRRRVLEHSIRNNGGYMSQACSAAELLAACYGGAIRLAQVDAPYEPPAFTQVPAPGIQSVTGAVVHGPPSPEADRFIVSPAHYALVVYAALIETGRLAEHALEQFNADGSTVEMIGAEHSPGFETTTGSLSQALSQAGGIALARKLKGHTGRTWVFLSDGEFQEGQTWEAVQALAHHQVTGVRVIVDVNQAQCDGPMEDVMRIEPLADRLRAFGASVDVVDGHDLTALTGAMDSASDKPHFVLAYTDPTRGLPLLEQRRPVLHYLRFTSEDERAKYADAYAELAGRSL is encoded by the coding sequence ATGGAGCCAGACCTCGATCGGATGGCGCAGATCGCCCACGGCATCCGCCGCAGGGTGCTTGAGCACAGCATCAGGAACAACGGGGGCTACATGAGCCAGGCGTGCTCGGCCGCCGAGCTCCTCGCTGCCTGCTACGGCGGCGCGATCAGGCTGGCGCAGGTCGATGCGCCCTACGAGCCCCCGGCCTTCACTCAGGTCCCAGCCCCCGGCATACAGTCCGTGACCGGTGCGGTCGTGCACGGCCCGCCCTCCCCCGAGGCGGACCGGTTCATCGTCTCCCCGGCGCACTACGCGCTCGTGGTCTATGCCGCCCTCATCGAGACCGGCCGCCTGGCCGAGCACGCCCTGGAGCAGTTCAACGCCGACGGCAGCACGGTCGAGATGATCGGCGCCGAGCACTCCCCCGGCTTCGAGACCACCACGGGGTCCCTGTCCCAGGCGCTGTCGCAGGCCGGCGGGATCGCGCTGGCCCGCAAACTCAAGGGCCACACCGGCCGCACCTGGGTCTTCCTGTCCGACGGCGAGTTCCAAGAGGGGCAGACCTGGGAGGCCGTGCAGGCCCTGGCCCACCACCAGGTGACCGGGGTGCGGGTGATCGTCGACGTCAACCAGGCCCAGTGCGACGGCCCGATGGAGGACGTGATGCGCATCGAGCCGCTCGCAGACCGGTTGCGGGCCTTCGGCGCGAGCGTCGATGTGGTCGACGGCCATGACCTCACGGCGCTGACCGGGGCGATGGACAGCGCGAGCGACAAGCCGCACTTCGTTCTCGCCTACACCGACCCGACACGGGGTCTGCCGCTGCTGGAGCAGCGCCGCCCGGTCCTGCACTACCTGCGATTCACCAGCGAGGACGAGCGCGCGAAATATGCCGACGCCTACGCCGAGCTGGCCGGAAGGAGCCTGTGA
- a CDS encoding transketolase family protein yields MTQQNPATEEGPTPVELVRRPHLQNFIDWSADKPEVLVLTADLTNSCEVGPWRDTYPERYFSMGMAEQNMMGFAAGLAREGFEPWLHTFAVFLYRRPLDQLLMSVAYPSLPVRLIGFLPGVTTPGGVTHQAIDDLAVLRAVPNLTILSTGDATEVESVLDVIHAQPGPVYVRMLRGEMPRLFPQSEPFALGRARELGPDHSAYGPDHVLVLTEGICTEEAMRALPAVRERGVQVRHLHISTLKPFDDATVLDALAAAGGGVVTMENHLRTGGLGSAVAEVMADAGIGTRLVRLGLDDTYAHGASQGHLLAEYGLDAAALVRAVEGLTGEPLGITAEDLTELRVADVHSTAKAEAL; encoded by the coding sequence ATGACTCAGCAGAACCCCGCGACCGAGGAGGGGCCCACCCCTGTCGAATTGGTCCGCCGCCCGCACCTGCAGAACTTCATCGACTGGAGCGCCGACAAGCCCGAGGTGCTCGTGCTCACCGCCGACCTCACCAACTCCTGCGAGGTCGGGCCGTGGCGCGACACCTACCCGGAGCGCTACTTCTCCATGGGCATGGCCGAGCAGAACATGATGGGCTTCGCCGCCGGCCTGGCCCGGGAGGGCTTCGAGCCGTGGCTGCACACCTTCGCGGTCTTCCTCTATCGCCGGCCGCTGGACCAGCTGCTCATGTCGGTGGCCTACCCGTCCCTGCCGGTGCGGCTCATCGGGTTCCTGCCCGGTGTCACCACCCCTGGTGGCGTCACCCACCAGGCGATCGACGACCTGGCGGTGCTGCGCGCGGTGCCCAACCTGACGATCCTGAGCACCGGCGACGCCACCGAGGTGGAGAGCGTGCTGGACGTGATCCACGCCCAGCCCGGCCCCGTCTACGTCCGGATGCTGCGCGGCGAGATGCCCCGCCTGTTCCCGCAGTCCGAGCCGTTCGCGCTCGGCCGCGCCCGCGAGCTGGGACCCGACCACTCGGCATACGGCCCGGATCATGTCCTGGTCCTCACCGAGGGGATCTGCACCGAGGAGGCCATGCGGGCCCTGCCCGCCGTGCGCGAGCGGGGCGTGCAGGTCCGCCACCTGCACATCTCGACGCTCAAGCCGTTCGATGACGCCACGGTGCTGGACGCCCTCGCCGCGGCGGGCGGTGGCGTGGTCACCATGGAGAACCACCTGCGCACCGGTGGCCTGGGGTCAGCGGTCGCCGAGGTCATGGCCGACGCCGGCATCGGCACCCGGCTGGTGCGGCTCGGGCTGGACGACACCTACGCCCACGGCGCCTCGCAGGGGCACCTGCTGGCGGAGTACGGGCTGGATGCCGCCGCCCTGGTCCGCGCTGTCGAGGGCCTCACCGGCGAGCCGCTCGGCATCACCGCCGAGGATCTGACCGAGCTGCGGGTCGCGGACGTGCACAGCACCGCCAAGGCGGAGGCCCTGTGA
- a CDS encoding helix-turn-helix domain-containing protein — protein sequence MSSTMLNGDRVLTSGHEAALAEDAVAALRGPSGSLSIECGDGKREPLPPELGRILQHVLDVMSTGGTVTISAIPEELTTTTAASILHMSRPTLMALIRDGDLPAHKVGSHHRLKSSDVFAFRKARRERERAAFEALREMDDSDV from the coding sequence ATGAGCTCGACCATGCTGAATGGCGACCGTGTGCTGACCAGTGGGCACGAGGCTGCTCTCGCTGAAGACGCCGTCGCTGCGTTGCGGGGGCCGTCGGGTTCGTTGAGCATCGAGTGTGGCGATGGGAAGCGCGAGCCGCTTCCTCCTGAGCTGGGACGGATTCTCCAGCATGTGCTCGATGTCATGTCCACGGGAGGAACTGTGACGATCTCGGCGATCCCAGAGGAGCTCACCACGACAACGGCTGCCTCGATCCTGCACATGTCTCGTCCGACTCTGATGGCGCTCATCCGAGACGGTGACCTTCCTGCTCACAAGGTGGGATCACACCACCGGCTCAAGTCTTCCGATGTGTTTGCTTTCCGCAAAGCCCGTCGTGAGCGGGAGCGGGCAGCGTTTGAGGCACTGAGGGAAATGGATGACAGCGACGTCTGA
- a CDS encoding PucR family transcriptional regulator: MSQPGLSLTSLQEHPGTGGLVVLAGGERSWSTTVVESREGDLPAQVDQALAILLSPMPTASWQVDALLRRVRDRGFTGLIVSGALTTSIEPLARTLDLVVLLAQQPIRTARAAWELVEAPNVLALSVVRRVAQSIEYQAVGMEDLLHNVAANVGHGIALVGTDGVLSTAGEPLPESLLTSMTFSAWLDVAVTGDGFAASVPVQSRSRTDLRIVLHSRDTGRAQRTALSTAVEMVMPMVAARLLVDEVEAVSEVSRSSGLLGDFLEAGGAADAETERRMRARGWRTSGHHIGFRVLGRGRLDPFELLQVVNAHLATIPLDSRATTRGGGVTGWVSFTDAPTPHQVSRVAQDLLELHQAALASFRVATGVGSVQQGPLGLTVTLGEARDAARLASDRERAGWFVHVDRLGLGQLLLAGTTGDTLARAASSLLSPLSEHERETLAVYLDEESSIVATGHRLGLHRNTVTTRMRRIQTLLGADLKDPETRLALQLATRAVERHGVD, translated from the coding sequence ATGAGCCAGCCAGGGCTGAGCCTCACCAGCCTCCAAGAGCACCCTGGCACGGGCGGCCTGGTCGTGCTGGCAGGAGGAGAGCGCAGTTGGTCCACCACCGTGGTCGAGAGCCGCGAGGGGGACCTCCCCGCTCAGGTCGACCAGGCCCTGGCGATCCTGCTCTCCCCGATGCCGACCGCGTCCTGGCAGGTCGATGCCCTGTTGCGGCGCGTGCGGGACCGGGGCTTCACCGGTCTGATCGTGTCCGGCGCCCTCACCACCTCGATCGAGCCCTTGGCCCGCACCCTTGACCTCGTGGTGCTGCTGGCCCAGCAGCCCATCCGCACTGCCCGAGCCGCCTGGGAGCTGGTCGAGGCACCCAACGTGCTGGCACTGTCGGTGGTGCGCAGGGTCGCCCAGTCCATCGAGTACCAGGCCGTCGGCATGGAGGACCTCCTGCACAACGTGGCGGCCAACGTGGGTCACGGCATCGCACTCGTGGGCACTGACGGGGTGCTGAGCACGGCCGGGGAGCCGCTCCCAGAGTCGCTGCTGACCAGCATGACGTTCAGCGCTTGGCTCGACGTGGCCGTCACCGGGGACGGGTTCGCGGCGTCCGTGCCGGTGCAGAGCCGCAGCCGCACGGACCTGCGGATCGTGCTGCACAGCCGGGACACCGGTAGGGCCCAGCGCACCGCGCTGTCCACCGCCGTGGAGATGGTCATGCCGATGGTCGCGGCACGCCTGCTGGTGGACGAGGTCGAGGCCGTCAGCGAGGTGTCCCGTTCCTCGGGCCTGCTCGGTGACTTCCTCGAGGCAGGAGGTGCCGCAGACGCCGAGACCGAGCGCCGGATGCGCGCCCGGGGTTGGCGGACCAGCGGCCACCACATCGGGTTCCGCGTGCTCGGCCGAGGCCGTCTCGACCCGTTCGAACTCCTGCAGGTGGTCAACGCCCACCTGGCCACCATTCCACTGGACTCCCGCGCGACCACCCGCGGCGGCGGCGTCACCGGCTGGGTCAGCTTCACCGACGCGCCCACACCCCACCAGGTCTCCCGAGTCGCCCAGGACCTGCTCGAGTTGCACCAGGCGGCCCTGGCCAGCTTCCGCGTCGCCACCGGTGTCGGGTCGGTCCAGCAGGGGCCGCTCGGGCTGACCGTCACCCTCGGCGAAGCGCGAGATGCCGCCCGGCTGGCCAGTGACCGTGAACGGGCCGGCTGGTTCGTGCACGTTGATCGTCTCGGCCTCGGCCAGCTGCTCCTGGCCGGAACCACCGGTGACACCCTCGCTCGGGCGGCCAGCTCGCTGCTGTCACCGCTGAGTGAGCACGAGCGCGAGACGCTGGCCGTCTATCTGGACGAGGAGTCCTCCATCGTCGCGACGGGCCACCGGCTCGGTCTGCACCGCAACACCGTGACCACGCGGATGCGCCGGATCCAGACCCTGCTCGGAGCCGACCTGAAAGACCCCGAGACCCGCCTGGCATTGCAGCTCGCCACCCGAGCCGTGGAGCGACATGGTGTGGACTGA
- a CDS encoding bifunctional aldolase/short-chain dehydrogenase: MENRLSPHALELLDDLVESSRALGADPSLVLHGGGNTSVKATWRDVTGDELEVLFIKGSGHDLATIGRDGFAPLRLERLRQLLPPVKMGDVELGNELRAASFDASAPNPSVETLVHALVPHAAVLHSHADAILAVTNTEGGKARTEALYGDKVVIVDYVMPGPDLGEACFAAWAEQAHEGTEGIVVLNHGLFAVGDTPSEALARHEEMIAEARELLGEVPERTAHAMQDAVDVVALAELRARISAAAGKPLVARHRADAQVSAFLTDPVLRESTQQGPMTPDHVLYTKRTPLRGRDVAGFASAYRDYFAAHKDRRGVELTMLDPAPRIVLDDELGMLSFGRTAKEAGIAEDIYSHTLDTIELAQGQGGYVALPAGDIFDLEYWVMEQLKLQRAGKPRPLEGQVAVVTGAASGIGRACAQELMAAGAAVAGWDLADGTADTFTDPAWLGLTVDVTDEEQVRTALAGTVERFGGVDIVVVSAGIFPQSQDIADLTADQWRKTMAVNVDAVATLFTAVHPLLRLAPSGGRVAVVASKNVPAPGKGAAAYSTSKAALTQLCRVAALEWAPDGIRVNLVHPDAVFDTGLWTPELLASRAEHYGMSVEDYKRRNLLRTEVTSADVARGVRALVDETFARTTGAQVAVDGGSERTV, encoded by the coding sequence ATGGAAAACCGGCTGAGTCCCCACGCGCTGGAGCTGCTCGACGACCTGGTGGAGTCCTCCCGCGCCCTGGGTGCCGACCCCTCGCTCGTGCTGCACGGCGGCGGCAACACGTCGGTGAAGGCAACCTGGCGCGACGTCACCGGTGACGAGCTCGAGGTGCTGTTCATCAAGGGCAGCGGCCATGACCTGGCCACCATCGGGCGTGACGGCTTCGCTCCGCTGCGCCTCGAGCGCCTCCGCCAGTTGCTGCCGCCGGTGAAGATGGGCGACGTGGAGCTCGGCAACGAGTTGCGTGCAGCCTCCTTCGATGCCTCCGCGCCGAACCCGTCCGTCGAGACGCTGGTGCACGCGCTGGTGCCGCACGCGGCGGTGCTGCACTCGCACGCCGACGCCATCCTGGCCGTCACCAACACCGAGGGCGGCAAGGCCAGGACCGAAGCGCTCTACGGCGACAAGGTCGTCATCGTCGACTACGTCATGCCCGGCCCCGACCTGGGCGAGGCGTGCTTCGCCGCCTGGGCCGAGCAGGCCCACGAGGGGACCGAGGGCATCGTGGTGCTGAACCACGGGCTGTTCGCGGTGGGTGACACGCCCAGCGAGGCGCTGGCCCGGCACGAGGAGATGATCGCCGAGGCCCGCGAGCTGCTCGGCGAGGTGCCGGAGCGCACGGCCCACGCGATGCAGGACGCGGTGGACGTCGTGGCGCTCGCGGAGCTGCGCGCCCGGATCAGCGCAGCCGCCGGCAAGCCTCTGGTGGCGCGGCACCGCGCCGACGCCCAGGTCAGCGCCTTCCTCACCGACCCGGTGCTGCGCGAGTCGACGCAGCAGGGACCGATGACGCCCGACCACGTGCTCTACACCAAGCGCACTCCACTGCGGGGCAGGGACGTTGCGGGGTTCGCCTCGGCATACCGGGACTATTTCGCTGCCCACAAGGACCGGCGCGGTGTCGAGCTCACCATGCTGGACCCGGCGCCGCGGATCGTGCTGGACGACGAGCTGGGCATGCTCTCGTTCGGGCGGACCGCCAAGGAGGCGGGCATCGCCGAGGACATCTACTCGCACACGCTGGACACGATCGAGCTGGCGCAGGGGCAGGGCGGCTATGTGGCGCTGCCGGCCGGTGACATCTTCGACCTGGAGTACTGGGTGATGGAGCAGCTGAAACTGCAGCGCGCCGGGAAGCCGCGGCCGCTGGAAGGCCAGGTCGCCGTGGTGACCGGCGCCGCCTCGGGCATCGGGCGGGCGTGCGCTCAGGAGCTGATGGCCGCCGGCGCGGCGGTCGCCGGCTGGGACCTCGCGGACGGGACCGCGGACACCTTCACCGACCCAGCCTGGCTGGGACTGACGGTGGACGTGACCGACGAGGAGCAGGTCCGCACGGCGCTCGCCGGCACGGTCGAGCGGTTCGGTGGCGTGGACATCGTCGTGGTGTCCGCCGGGATCTTCCCGCAGAGCCAGGACATCGCCGACCTGACCGCGGACCAGTGGCGCAAGACGATGGCGGTCAACGTGGACGCCGTGGCGACGCTGTTCACCGCCGTGCACCCACTGCTGCGGCTCGCGCCGTCCGGTGGTCGCGTGGCGGTCGTGGCCTCCAAGAACGTGCCCGCTCCCGGCAAGGGCGCCGCTGCCTACTCGACGTCGAAGGCCGCCCTGACCCAGCTCTGCCGGGTGGCGGCGCTGGAGTGGGCCCCGGACGGGATCCGGGTCAACCTGGTGCACCCCGACGCCGTCTTCGACACCGGGCTGTGGACCCCGGAGCTGCTGGCCAGCCGGGCCGAGCACTACGGGATGTCCGTCGAGGACTACAAGCGCCGCAACCTGCTGCGCACCGAGGTGACCAGCGCCGACGTCGCCCGCGGCGTGCGCGCCCTGGTGGACGAGACCTTCGCGCGCACGACCGGCGCGCAGGTCGCCGTCGACGGCGGCAGCGAGCGCACCGTCTGA
- a CDS encoding DUF917 domain-containing protein has translation MTWQITREDLADLARGATLLGTGGGGDPYIGKMLVERVLGDGSITVLDPDELADDLFVIPTAQMGAPTVMVEKIPAGTEPTLALRILEEHLDRRADATMPIECGGINSMIPLIVAAETGLPVVDADGMGRAFPELSMETFAVYGVHGSPLALAGERGERVIIDTGDDDRQMEWLARAVTIRLGGVGHIAEYAMTGADVRRTAVPRTLSMALALGRAIREAREEHRSPFEAIQDTLASTLYCHVRTLFEGKVVDVDRRTTEGFAKGVARIAPVGGGDEQLEIRFQNENLIALRNGELVAIVPDLICVTESESAEPITTEGLRYGQRVRVLGISTPDLMRTPDALAAFGPTAFGLTEEFVPVEDLVPAPEIATNAN, from the coding sequence ATGACCTGGCAGATCACCCGGGAGGACCTGGCCGACCTCGCGCGGGGCGCGACACTGCTCGGCACCGGCGGCGGGGGCGACCCCTACATCGGCAAGATGCTCGTAGAGCGGGTGCTGGGCGACGGCTCGATCACTGTCCTGGACCCCGACGAACTGGCCGACGATCTCTTCGTCATCCCCACGGCACAGATGGGTGCTCCCACAGTCATGGTGGAGAAGATCCCGGCCGGCACCGAGCCCACCCTAGCCCTGCGCATACTGGAGGAGCACCTGGACCGTCGGGCCGACGCGACGATGCCGATCGAGTGCGGCGGCATCAACTCGATGATCCCGCTGATCGTGGCCGCGGAGACCGGCCTGCCGGTCGTGGACGCCGACGGCATGGGCCGCGCCTTCCCCGAGCTGTCCATGGAGACCTTCGCCGTCTACGGCGTGCACGGCTCCCCTCTCGCCCTGGCCGGCGAGCGCGGCGAGCGCGTCATCATCGACACCGGCGACGACGACCGGCAGATGGAGTGGCTGGCCCGCGCCGTCACCATCCGCCTCGGCGGCGTCGGCCACATAGCGGAGTACGCCATGACCGGCGCCGACGTCCGGCGCACCGCGGTGCCCCGGACCCTGTCGATGGCGCTGGCCCTGGGCCGGGCCATCCGAGAGGCGCGCGAGGAGCACCGGTCCCCGTTCGAGGCGATCCAGGACACGCTGGCCAGCACGCTCTACTGCCACGTGCGCACGCTCTTCGAGGGCAAGGTCGTCGACGTCGACCGACGCACGACCGAGGGCTTCGCCAAGGGCGTCGCCCGCATCGCCCCCGTCGGCGGCGGCGATGAGCAGCTGGAGATCCGGTTCCAGAACGAGAACCTGATCGCCCTGCGCAACGGCGAGCTGGTGGCCATCGTCCCGGACCTGATCTGTGTCACCGAGAGCGAGTCGGCCGAGCCGATCACCACCGAGGGCCTGCGCTACGGCCAGCGGGTGCGGGTGCTGGGCATCTCCACCCCCGACCTGATGCGCACCCCCGACGCGCTGGCAGCCTTCGGCCCGACCGCCTTCGGACTGACCGAGGAGTTCGTGCCCGTGGAGGACCTCGTGCCGGCACCGGAGATCGCGACCAACGCGAACTAG
- a CDS encoding DUF917 domain-containing protein, translating to MPLLLDRADLPALALGGAVLGSGGGGSPHVGLIMAQRGTSWPVTVHDVTELDPATPCIAVSYVGSTLLLEERLPDEASFAEAIAAVGRWLGSPATAVCTLEAAGLNALTALHLADTHQVVDADCMGRALPGLDQLSLLIDQVPGLVACVPTGSGGVALLHGARPSDVERVLRSALESHGGWAGLVIGGFTVGDLATHAIRGSTARALTLGRSLTAAVDRGPAALAAELGGRLLGVGRVMEVRQEPRRADVTSAQLRTSDGDVLRLVSRSEHIAALLNGEVVATSPTLVVTLDATTRAPLQVHECTLARDLIVLTLPASPWWWQDARRAAVAGPAHWGLEGLSAWRL from the coding sequence GTGCCCCTGCTCCTGGACCGAGCCGACCTGCCCGCCCTGGCGCTGGGCGGAGCCGTGCTCGGATCCGGAGGAGGCGGCTCTCCCCACGTGGGACTGATCATGGCGCAGCGAGGCACGTCCTGGCCGGTGACCGTCCACGACGTGACGGAGCTGGACCCGGCGACCCCGTGCATCGCGGTCAGCTATGTCGGCTCGACCCTGCTGCTGGAGGAACGGCTGCCCGACGAGGCGTCGTTCGCCGAGGCGATCGCCGCCGTGGGGCGCTGGTTGGGCTCGCCAGCCACCGCGGTGTGCACCCTGGAGGCGGCCGGCCTCAACGCCCTCACCGCGCTGCACCTGGCCGACACCCACCAGGTGGTCGACGCCGACTGCATGGGCCGCGCCCTGCCCGGCCTGGACCAGCTGTCGCTGCTCATCGACCAGGTGCCGGGCCTCGTGGCGTGCGTCCCGACCGGCTCCGGCGGCGTGGCTCTCCTGCACGGCGCCCGCCCTTCGGACGTCGAGCGGGTGCTGCGCTCCGCCCTGGAGTCGCACGGCGGCTGGGCCGGCCTGGTCATCGGCGGCTTCACCGTGGGCGACCTGGCCACCCACGCCATCAGGGGCAGCACGGCCCGCGCGCTGACGCTGGGGCGCTCTCTCACCGCAGCCGTCGACCGGGGCCCGGCCGCGCTGGCTGCAGAGTTGGGGGGCCGGCTGCTGGGAGTGGGTCGCGTGATGGAGGTGCGGCAGGAGCCGCGCCGGGCCGACGTGACCTCAGCGCAGCTGCGCACGTCTGACGGCGACGTGCTGCGCCTGGTGTCCCGGTCGGAGCACATCGCTGCCCTGCTCAACGGCGAGGTGGTCGCCACTTCTCCGACGCTGGTGGTCACCCTCGACGCGACGACCCGCGCACCGCTGCAGGTGCACGAGTGCACCCTGGCGCGGGACCTCATTGTGCTGACCTTGCCCGCGTCGCCCTGGTGGTGGCAGGACGCGCGGCGGGCTGCCGTCGCCGGTCCCGCCCACTGGGGTCTGGAGGGCCTGTCCGCATGGCGCCTATGA
- a CDS encoding PIN domain-containing protein, whose translation MGGLPVMRVLVDANVFYSRTVRDWLGLMYTTPEVEPFLVCWTEDIMAELLYHLRKNHPGWNGGRIVAVRDQICGTFEAGRVRDYAGTNESVRDPGDAHVAAAAIACGADMLLTFDVDDFVSSDELPYEVWTPDDFFVLVNESSPSLIASCVEKQIQYWSRKREDVDLVEMLQRAHCPKFADVILGHLRDIAHQR comes from the coding sequence ATGGGAGGGCTACCGGTAATGCGCGTCCTGGTCGACGCCAACGTGTTCTATTCGAGAACTGTGCGGGATTGGCTCGGCCTCATGTACACCACGCCCGAGGTCGAGCCGTTCCTCGTGTGCTGGACCGAGGACATCATGGCGGAACTCTTGTATCACCTGCGCAAGAACCACCCTGGGTGGAATGGTGGTCGGATCGTCGCCGTTCGGGACCAGATCTGTGGCACGTTCGAAGCCGGGCGCGTTCGCGACTACGCAGGAACGAACGAAAGTGTGCGGGATCCCGGTGACGCACACGTTGCTGCTGCGGCAATTGCCTGCGGTGCCGACATGTTGCTGACGTTCGATGTGGATGACTTCGTCAGTTCCGATGAACTTCCGTATGAAGTGTGGACGCCGGATGACTTCTTCGTGCTCGTCAACGAGTCATCACCGAGCTTGATCGCGAGTTGTGTGGAGAAGCAGATCCAGTATTGGAGCCGCAAGCGGGAAGACGTTGACTTGGTCGAAATGTTGCAGCGTGCTCACTGCCCCAAGTTCGCCGATGTCATTCTGGGACACCTGCGTGACATCGCCCACCAGCGGTAA